ATGCAACGCCCTCGATCATCGCCAAATACGCACTCAACGACGAACAGGCGCTACTTGCGAAGCTCCGTTACAATCGACTCATTGATCTATTCCTCCGATTGACCTGCTACTCCCTTCAGAATCACTTGCGCACGAAGGTTAAAGGGGTCGGGCAAATCGAAGTGGACGAACTGTACTTGGGCATTGACCGCGCCGGGGTTCATCATGTGGCTCCAGTACAGGCCAAGGGCAAGACCGACAAGCTGAGCACGGTTCAGATTTGGCAAGACATCTGCTTCTGCCGTGAAAGGTTCCCGCTTCTTCTGTGTCGACCTGTAGGAGCTATGTTCCTTCCCAAAGAAGTGATCGCCGTGTTCGAGTTTGTCGAGGAAGACGACGAAATCAGGGTCGTCGAAGAAAAGCACTATCAGCTCGTTCCCGCAGATCTGATCAGTCCCGACGAGCTTGCGGCTTACCGTGCCGATTAGCTCTAGGGGGCGCGGCTGTGGCGGCAAGCTGAACATCCGCCCCGCCTACTAGCGCGAGTTCACCACCAAGGAGAAGCGGCGCTACAAGGTCATCCACACCGTGGGCAAAAGACCCCCGCTCAACGGGATGTACTGGGCGGTGGCGGGACGATTCGCCAGAGCGGACGTGACCGATCGGGGCGGCTGGGATCCGGGACCCTTCAACGTCCCGCGTCGTGGCGACCACTGGAGCCGCTCGGCGGGGGCCTCGCGCTCCGGAAAAGGGGCCCTTTCGAAGGTCCAGGAGAGCCTGCCGCGACCAAAATACGAAATTAATGTCGCCTTTGCCCTAAGGAACCGGGCCGGACCTGTCAACCATCCCTACTAACCGAGCCGCGAGGCGGAGGAGCGAAACGATGCCGGGTCCACCGATCCCTAGTCCTTCTGTTCGTTTCGTCCGGGCGAGGAGGAAGAACACAATGGCAGACTACATCCCCAACCCAGACGGCTCTTTTGAAGGATGGTTCAACGGCTTCAAGGTCAATTTTGCCAGTCTGGCCGTCAGCCTCGGTTTCAACCCGGCCGACATTTCTACGATGAACGGCGCCTACACCAACTGGAACACCGCCTACACCGCCAACATCGCGGCCCAGAACGCGGCCAAGGGTGCGGCCCAGACCAAAGCGAACCAGCGCAAGACGGCCGAGGCCGTGATCCGCGGCTACGTGACCCGCATCCAGGCCAACCCCGCCTGCACCGACACGATGCGCGCCCAGCTCGGCATCACGATCCGCGACACCCACCGCAGCCCCGCCCCCGTCCCGACGGACAGCCCGCTGCTCGAGCTCGACTGGAGCAAGCGCGGCCAGGTCACTCTTCA
This genomic window from Armatimonadota bacterium contains:
- a CDS encoding endonuclease — encoded protein: MVGLVASAYDRVIEIAFLEKHATGKTEVIINRSRLDQIAKELGLSILNLGDVIYQKRYRAALPRAISELAPPGYEWVIQGAGDAIYRFILKKGGQILPSANRSVIKVPDATPSIIAKYALNDEQALLAKLRYNRLIDLFLRLTCYSLQNHLRTKVKGVGQIEVDELYLGIDRAGVHHVAPVQAKGKTDKLSTVQIWQDICFCRERFPLLLCRPVGAMFLPKEVIAVFEFVEEDDEIRVVEEKHYQLVPADLISPDELAAYRAD